A genome region from Chengkuizengella sp. SCS-71B includes the following:
- a CDS encoding phage tail assembly chaperone — MQAFAYGILSLKPQEFWSLTLAEYNLMIKGYELREEQEWRRTAQLAAWVMSPHLKRPITADKLFKKKQTNQITSPEQSKQVLNELMDEFGIVQ, encoded by the coding sequence ATGCAGGCATTTGCCTACGGGATTTTAAGTCTGAAACCCCAAGAGTTTTGGTCATTAACCTTAGCTGAATATAATCTGATGATCAAAGGATATGAATTAAGAGAAGAACAAGAGTGGAGAAGAACAGCACAGCTTGCGGCATGGGTGATGTCCCCACACTTGAAACGTCCGATTACAGCGGACAAGTTATTTAAGAAAAAACAAACGAATCAAATCACTAGCCCAGAACAATCCAAACAAGTGCTTAATGAACTGATGGATGAATTTGGGATCGTGCAATAG